The following proteins come from a genomic window of Pandoraea oxalativorans:
- a CDS encoding hybrid sensor histidine kinase/response regulator produces MRRRWNFPNTVVAGLIAVMLIFSATMIHYLRVLLLSPDQISSVTGPQEGYYWTAAQYQIAYLQFQNQAILYATRRDTDESELRLRYDILQSKFRVLAYPSELTHFFQKIPAYGESIATLKEVMGRIDGDMLELKQSPMAAQRLIDDVQDGWKSATAIANGTRALEMQDREREFSDFYAKRSIIFLNGVALLLLFAVTVAVLMMAFRRQRAALVAERQAVKAKDAFLAVVSHELRTPLQSITAAVDVLAEDEMAPRHGKLIKRMESASRQLETQMKDLTDYVKLEAGKLELRSEPFALNEVVELAINDALPFAERKGLSLTFSGGRKDSWYVSDPQRIAQILSNLLTNAIKYTKQGGIAVHVDCRRVEDGHDVLVFRVEDTGEGIPNDKLTTVFEPFMQADQSSTRHHRGMGMGLTIAKGLVTLLGGDITVESQMGQGTRLCVSIPVEVCQAVASEPQAPQWSGTPYVLVVEDNGAAREAFDALLDRLSVRHDIAIDADSAMRLLNWQSYDAILLDIEMPIKDGGTLAQELRGRVGPNQHVPIIAVSAHAADLIAPETRQLFDVYLLKPIRLGALRETLSELLMKANRDE; encoded by the coding sequence ATGAGACGTCGCTGGAATTTTCCCAATACCGTCGTGGCCGGGCTAATTGCAGTGATGCTTATTTTTTCCGCCACAATGATTCACTACTTGCGCGTGCTGCTGCTGTCGCCTGACCAAATCTCCTCGGTGACGGGACCTCAGGAAGGGTACTACTGGACAGCGGCGCAATATCAGATTGCCTACTTGCAGTTTCAGAACCAAGCGATTTTGTACGCGACTCGAAGAGATACGGACGAAAGCGAACTACGGCTGCGCTACGACATCCTGCAATCTAAATTTAGGGTGCTCGCCTATCCGTCAGAACTGACGCATTTTTTCCAAAAAATTCCTGCCTATGGCGAATCTATCGCTACGTTAAAGGAGGTGATGGGGCGCATTGACGGGGACATGCTCGAGCTGAAACAGTCGCCGATGGCAGCGCAACGGCTTATTGACGACGTGCAAGATGGTTGGAAATCGGCAACCGCCATCGCTAATGGGACGCGCGCGCTTGAAATGCAGGATCGTGAACGCGAATTTTCCGATTTTTATGCGAAACGGAGCATAATTTTTCTCAACGGCGTGGCGTTGCTGTTGTTGTTTGCCGTCACAGTTGCGGTGCTGATGATGGCGTTTCGGCGCCAGCGTGCAGCGTTGGTTGCCGAACGGCAGGCCGTCAAGGCCAAAGATGCGTTCCTCGCAGTCGTTAGCCACGAGTTGCGCACCCCTCTTCAATCCATCACTGCGGCCGTCGATGTGCTTGCTGAAGACGAAATGGCGCCTCGTCACGGCAAGCTTATCAAGCGGATGGAGAGTGCGTCGCGTCAGCTCGAAACGCAGATGAAGGACTTGACCGATTATGTGAAGCTCGAGGCGGGTAAATTGGAGCTTCGCAGCGAGCCCTTTGCGCTCAATGAGGTGGTCGAGCTGGCAATCAACGACGCGCTTCCGTTTGCTGAGCGAAAAGGTCTTTCGCTAACTTTTTCTGGGGGGCGCAAGGATAGCTGGTACGTGTCCGATCCGCAGCGCATTGCGCAGATACTATCGAATCTGCTCACGAATGCAATCAAGTACACGAAGCAAGGGGGAATAGCAGTCCACGTGGATTGCCGCAGAGTTGAAGACGGGCACGACGTGCTGGTTTTCCGGGTCGAGGATACCGGAGAGGGTATTCCAAACGACAAGCTGACGACGGTGTTCGAGCCATTCATGCAGGCGGACCAATCGAGTACGCGTCACCACAGGGGGATGGGCATGGGGCTCACCATCGCCAAAGGCTTGGTGACCTTGCTCGGTGGGGATATAACGGTAGAGAGCCAGATGGGGCAGGGGACAAGACTTTGCGTATCCATTCCTGTCGAAGTCTGTCAGGCGGTGGCGAGCGAACCGCAGGCCCCACAATGGTCGGGAACACCGTATGTGTTGGTGGTAGAAGATAATGGTGCCGCGCGCGAAGCGTTCGATGCCCTCCTAGATAGGCTGAGCGTCAGGCACGACATTGCGATCGATGCGGATTCTGCGATGCGGCTGCTGAATTGGCAGAGCTATGACGCCATCCTGCTTGACATTGAAATGCCGATCAAGGATGGCGGGACGTTAGCGCAAGAGCTTCGAGGGCGAGTTGGCCCGAATCAGCACGTGCCGATAATCGCCGTGAGCGCTCATGCGGCTGATCTTATCGCGCCTGAGACGAGACAACTGTTCGACGTGTATTTGCTCAAGCCGATCCGGTTGGGGGCATTGCGGGAGACGTTGAGCGAACTTTTAATGAAGGCGAATCGAGATGAGTAA
- a CDS encoding VirB3 family type IV secretion system protein, with amino-acid sequence MSQDAPVLDEGEPLVAAMTRPTMVGGLTLASLAMSFYFPGMAALITRSLWAAALIPVLLLISYLVCLKDVYLFDILSAATHLKACPNQRLWGCRRYAPR; translated from the coding sequence ATGAGCCAGGACGCCCCGGTTCTCGACGAAGGGGAGCCGCTCGTGGCGGCGATGACCCGCCCAACGATGGTCGGTGGCCTCACGCTGGCCAGTCTGGCGATGAGTTTCTATTTCCCCGGCATGGCCGCGTTAATCACGCGCTCGCTGTGGGCGGCCGCCTTGATTCCCGTCTTGCTTCTGATCAGCTATCTGGTCTGTCTGAAAGACGTGTACCTGTTTGACATCCTGTCGGCCGCCACCCATCTGAAAGCATGCCCGAATCAACGGCTTTGGGGGTGCCGCCGCTATGCGCCTCGCTGA
- a CDS encoding TrbC/VirB2 family protein, producing MTAKGLEGGNTPATDKMDRVLNCTAHVLMFALVFLPQFANAQSAGGGAFDGITQFLKSITQLLIYEWGYYIGIITLAIQGYRWKTGRIDMMALGGWGLGIGLVFFAPNIVSDLKSRAGGSV from the coding sequence ATGACTGCGAAGGGTCTCGAAGGTGGGAATACGCCCGCTACCGACAAGATGGATAGGGTGCTGAATTGTACAGCTCACGTCCTCATGTTCGCGCTTGTCTTTCTTCCCCAGTTTGCCAATGCCCAAAGCGCTGGTGGTGGCGCATTCGACGGCATCACACAATTCCTGAAGTCGATTACGCAACTGCTTATCTACGAGTGGGGCTATTACATCGGCATCATCACGCTCGCGATCCAGGGCTACCGCTGGAAAACGGGCCGCATCGACATGATGGCACTTGGCGGCTGGGGGCTGGGCATCGGGCTCGTGTTCTTCGCGCCTAACATCGTCTCCGACCTCAAAAGTCGGGCCGGGGGCTCGGTATGA
- a CDS encoding type II toxin-antitoxin system mRNA interferase toxin, RelE/StbE family, protein MRIIWTSEAEQDRDDVRDYIAADNPRAAARMDQLFSDAAAKLADHPKLGRAGKIAGTRELFPHENYRLVYEIDGETVWLLALVHTARQWPPPRE, encoded by the coding sequence GTGAGGATTATTTGGACGTCCGAAGCAGAACAAGACCGAGATGACGTCCGCGACTACATCGCGGCAGACAATCCGCGTGCAGCGGCACGCATGGATCAGCTGTTCAGTGATGCGGCCGCCAAGCTGGCCGATCATCCGAAGCTTGGTAGAGCAGGGAAAATTGCGGGCACGCGCGAACTGTTTCCTCACGAAAACTATCGTCTGGTGTACGAAATCGACGGGGAAACGGTATGGCTACTGGCCTTAGTGCATACAGCCCGCCAGTGGCCGCCGCCTCGCGAGTGA
- a CDS encoding SDR family oxidoreductase has protein sequence MSKVVLVTGAAKRSGRVFAEYFGKKGFDVVVHYGQSAADAEMVVEAVRQAGQRAIAVHADLTYAEEITHVIDKTYGAFGKLDLLINNASVFGQDHFPEFSTDSLDASLAVNYRAPILLTQAFYRKAQAQGATGVVINVVDQKVKGNFHRDHFSYTVGKVGIGNMTAMLAISTHPVLRVNAVFPGLMLPSDDQTPEDFAYASKHATPLGRIATPEDVAEAIALLTSPAYNGFDFVIDGGQNLVRVEQDVLYQHRARGDDSA, from the coding sequence ATGAGTAAGGTAGTCCTAGTGACGGGAGCCGCCAAGCGTAGCGGCAGAGTATTTGCCGAGTACTTCGGGAAAAAGGGATTCGATGTCGTCGTCCACTATGGGCAATCCGCTGCGGACGCCGAGATGGTTGTCGAGGCTGTTCGGCAAGCGGGTCAACGAGCGATTGCCGTACATGCCGACTTAACCTATGCGGAGGAGATCACGCACGTGATTGATAAGACGTATGGAGCTTTTGGCAAGCTCGATCTCTTGATCAACAACGCATCGGTTTTTGGCCAAGACCACTTTCCAGAATTCTCAACGGACAGTCTGGACGCGTCTCTCGCTGTTAATTATCGCGCGCCGATTCTGTTGACGCAGGCGTTCTATCGGAAAGCGCAGGCGCAGGGTGCCACAGGGGTTGTCATCAACGTGGTTGACCAGAAGGTCAAAGGGAATTTCCACCGGGACCACTTCTCTTACACTGTTGGCAAAGTTGGCATTGGCAACATGACCGCCATGCTTGCAATATCAACCCACCCAGTGCTGCGTGTGAACGCGGTGTTTCCGGGGTTGATGCTGCCGAGCGATGACCAGACGCCCGAAGATTTTGCCTACGCCAGCAAACATGCAACGCCGCTAGGACGGATCGCGACGCCCGAGGATGTGGCAGAAGCCATTGCTTTGCTCACCAGTCCGGCATACAACGGTTTCGATTTTGTGATCGATGGTGGGCAGAATCTGGTTCGCGTCGAACAGGATGTTTTGTATCAACATCGTGCCCGCGGGGACGACTCAGCGTAG
- a CDS encoding helix-turn-helix domain-containing protein, with product METDDAQISARVKEMMDARGVGKRGQAKELARILGISYSAATRKIKGQMPWKLEQIKEVAEHFQEPVARLLGSAHAKESMAANGIRQDATLVIADRKFSCAAWVGSSVAGQPSTSYVGVKEGAKWLVYPTSDAPPVPAFHVERIELDGRSGELERPTIAVVDDASDIVESLCEYFNDKGLNARPYSSLRDFEEALNDMQFDGVVIDWLFDTETAATAILKIRTSENPDAPIFLLTGQLVTGKADEHDITTVIQQYDVTCLEKPVRPSILLAELAKRLGLR from the coding sequence ATGGAAACCGACGACGCACAAATTAGCGCCCGAGTGAAGGAAATGATGGATGCCCGGGGCGTGGGAAAGCGTGGTCAAGCGAAGGAGCTGGCGCGGATCTTGGGAATCAGCTATTCAGCGGCGACTCGCAAAATCAAGGGGCAGATGCCGTGGAAGCTGGAGCAGATTAAAGAGGTTGCCGAACACTTCCAGGAACCGGTCGCACGATTACTGGGGTCGGCGCACGCGAAGGAATCCATGGCGGCCAACGGAATCCGCCAGGACGCCACCTTGGTCATCGCAGATCGGAAGTTCTCGTGCGCTGCTTGGGTTGGAAGCAGCGTGGCCGGCCAGCCCAGCACCAGCTACGTGGGTGTCAAGGAGGGCGCCAAATGGCTTGTTTATCCCACCAGCGATGCTCCGCCCGTGCCTGCTTTTCATGTTGAGCGCATCGAACTCGATGGCCGGTCGGGAGAACTGGAGCGGCCGACTATCGCGGTCGTTGATGACGCATCGGATATTGTCGAATCACTATGTGAATATTTCAACGACAAGGGACTGAATGCCCGCCCCTACAGCAGCCTTCGCGACTTCGAGGAAGCCCTCAATGATATGCAGTTCGACGGCGTTGTCATCGATTGGCTATTTGACACAGAGACGGCGGCCACCGCCATTTTGAAAATTCGGACATCGGAAAACCCAGATGCGCCGATTTTCCTGCTTACGGGGCAACTCGTCACCGGGAAGGCCGATGAACACGACATTACTACCGTGATCCAGCAGTACGACGTGACGTGTCTGGAAAAGCCCGTACGCCCCTCCATTCTGCTGGCAGAGCTCGCAAAGCGGCTCGGTCTACGCTGA
- a CDS encoding molybdopterin-dependent oxidoreductase — protein sequence MLRIKFAAGLLCLFLCTYALAQPAGALLTVTGSITKYTDSRTKRYVFSESDFRALPQHTIHTSTSWTPATAFVGPRLSDVLSKVGAGGSQVEVLTLDDYSYTISIEEATRYGAILAMTMNGKRLQVSDFGPLFLIYPRDQYPKELLTPVAEAKFIWQIKELIVK from the coding sequence ATGCTACGCATTAAATTCGCTGCTGGTCTGCTGTGTTTGTTCCTGTGCACTTACGCGTTGGCGCAGCCGGCAGGGGCGCTACTGACGGTCACGGGTTCGATCACGAAGTACACCGACAGTCGTACAAAGCGCTACGTTTTTTCGGAAAGCGACTTCCGGGCGTTGCCGCAGCACACCATACACACTTCCACCAGCTGGACGCCGGCGACCGCTTTTGTGGGGCCACGTTTATCTGACGTGTTATCGAAGGTTGGGGCAGGCGGTTCACAAGTGGAAGTCCTAACCTTGGACGACTATTCGTACACAATCTCCATTGAAGAGGCGACGCGTTACGGCGCCATCCTTGCCATGACCATGAACGGGAAGAGATTACAGGTCAGCGATTTCGGGCCGCTTTTCCTGATCTACCCGCGCGACCAATACCCCAAGGAATTGCTGACGCCTGTCGCCGAAGCGAAGTTCATCTGGCAGATCAAAGAGCTGATTGTGAAATGA
- a CDS encoding type VI secretion protein: MSQSMPVPPGASADAREMALSDMVPYTVHYDDESVITKDDGLVQVIKVDGLYFESLSTEQIKQFETRRNTVLRSIANSDRGVYVHLIRRKVNQYPAGEGGTWFARQFNAAWRERYRQRAFYVNEIYISIVRNRFRHGAPGLLDRLFSLVSGEKLTQNDLASFEEQAKDLHEASNFVVQTLAAYGARKLRIQRRPQWGSDTVSDTVSAAEVRAAIERFQLDWHKFEGDLGRRDSYRRDEVLDYLGEDYTEIGAFLHYLINLEDERVPVTELPLDRTLAVSWVDFKVVGNMMAIENLSGTRAAAMLSMAEWPARTPSRMLDEFLQQPVEYIITQSFFFTDRISAEHDMRQERRRLTVNDREGVAEEDKDEITRGLQDLTRGRSVNGLHHLTMLVHVPATVKLSDALDAAKTRRETIAELDAAVGLLKKAFVNLGVKPVREWFALETFFWAQLPGQAQHFMGRRGKIKSGNFAGFASLHNFAVGKIDGNLWGPAIMPFETESGTAYYFNFHREIEGMVAGHFALTADTGAGKTTLLAALVTMADKALPRVFWFDNREGAKVFMCMMGGRHTTLSVQGTTGWNPFRLPDTPENRAYLVELLALMRTCYGGKLVPDDMDRFKSAVTENYELPAEDRRLRNVAWCFGQGELAKDMRLWHGANGVAGANAGVFDNETDNIDLSTCRHYCYEMRQLIKDGTARPELPVVLSYPFHRIEQSMNGEPFIIVLEEGQNLVKHAYWREKIDSYLMQIRRKNGILGFVTPDAKFLYSETDSIKKQTATKLYLPNGNASRADLIDELELTPAEYDFIRDTPPEAYKFLIRRGNESIRAVFDLSDLPAFIPVLSSNDKGVALMHELMRELGTEDPEVWGPVFMERALARNTHNLARNLTSQGARA, translated from the coding sequence ATGTCGCAGTCGATGCCGGTCCCACCTGGGGCCAGTGCCGACGCGAGGGAAATGGCCCTGAGCGACATGGTCCCGTACACCGTGCACTACGATGACGAGTCCGTCATCACCAAGGATGACGGACTGGTGCAGGTCATCAAAGTGGATGGCCTGTACTTCGAATCGCTGAGCACCGAGCAGATTAAACAGTTCGAGACCAGGCGTAATACCGTTCTGCGCTCGATCGCCAACAGCGACCGCGGCGTATACGTGCACCTGATTCGTCGCAAGGTGAACCAGTATCCGGCCGGCGAGGGCGGGACGTGGTTCGCGCGTCAGTTCAATGCAGCCTGGCGCGAGCGCTATCGCCAGCGCGCGTTCTACGTGAACGAGATATATATCTCGATCGTTCGCAACCGCTTTCGCCACGGCGCGCCTGGCCTACTCGATCGCCTGTTCTCACTGGTGTCCGGCGAGAAACTCACGCAAAACGATCTGGCCTCGTTCGAGGAGCAGGCCAAGGACCTTCACGAGGCGTCGAACTTCGTGGTGCAAACGCTGGCGGCCTACGGCGCGCGCAAGCTGCGGATTCAGCGCAGGCCGCAGTGGGGAAGTGACACCGTAAGTGACACCGTGAGCGCGGCCGAAGTGCGCGCTGCGATCGAGCGGTTCCAGCTCGACTGGCACAAGTTCGAGGGCGACCTCGGCCGACGTGATAGCTACAGACGCGATGAAGTGCTCGACTATCTCGGTGAGGACTACACCGAGATTGGGGCTTTCCTGCACTACCTGATCAATCTCGAAGACGAGCGCGTGCCCGTGACCGAGCTGCCCCTCGATCGCACGTTGGCCGTCTCGTGGGTCGATTTCAAGGTGGTCGGCAACATGATGGCCATCGAGAACCTCAGTGGTACGCGCGCCGCAGCGATGTTGAGCATGGCCGAGTGGCCGGCGCGCACGCCCTCGCGCATGCTCGACGAATTTCTGCAGCAGCCGGTCGAGTACATCATCACGCAGTCGTTCTTCTTTACCGACCGCATCAGCGCTGAGCACGACATGCGTCAGGAGCGCCGGCGCCTGACGGTCAATGACCGCGAGGGCGTGGCCGAGGAAGACAAGGACGAGATCACGCGGGGGCTACAAGACCTCACGCGCGGCCGCTCGGTCAACGGCCTGCATCATTTGACCATGCTGGTGCATGTCCCGGCCACCGTGAAGCTATCCGATGCCCTCGACGCCGCCAAGACCCGACGCGAAACGATAGCCGAGCTTGACGCCGCCGTCGGCCTGCTCAAAAAGGCGTTCGTGAATCTCGGTGTCAAGCCCGTGCGCGAATGGTTCGCCCTGGAAACGTTCTTCTGGGCGCAGTTGCCAGGCCAGGCGCAACACTTCATGGGCCGGCGCGGCAAGATCAAATCGGGCAACTTCGCCGGCTTCGCGTCGTTGCACAACTTTGCGGTGGGCAAGATCGACGGCAACCTGTGGGGGCCGGCCATCATGCCGTTCGAGACCGAGAGCGGCACGGCCTACTATTTCAATTTTCATCGCGAAATAGAAGGGATGGTGGCCGGCCATTTTGCCCTCACGGCTGACACCGGCGCGGGCAAAACCACACTGCTGGCCGCGTTGGTGACGATGGCCGACAAGGCGTTGCCGCGCGTGTTCTGGTTCGACAACCGGGAAGGGGCGAAGGTGTTCATGTGCATGATGGGCGGTCGGCACACGACGCTCTCGGTACAGGGCACGACCGGTTGGAACCCGTTCAGGCTGCCCGATACGCCCGAGAACCGCGCCTATCTGGTCGAGCTGCTCGCGCTGATGCGCACCTGCTACGGCGGCAAGTTGGTTCCCGATGACATGGATCGGTTCAAGTCGGCGGTGACCGAAAATTACGAACTGCCCGCGGAAGATCGCCGACTGCGCAACGTGGCCTGGTGCTTTGGCCAGGGCGAGCTCGCCAAAGACATGCGCTTGTGGCACGGTGCCAACGGCGTGGCGGGCGCGAATGCGGGCGTGTTCGATAACGAGACCGACAACATCGACCTGAGCACATGTCGGCATTACTGCTACGAGATGCGGCAACTGATCAAGGATGGCACGGCGCGCCCGGAGCTGCCCGTGGTGCTGAGCTACCCGTTCCATCGCATCGAGCAGTCGATGAATGGCGAGCCGTTCATCATCGTGCTCGAGGAAGGGCAGAACCTTGTCAAGCATGCCTATTGGCGCGAGAAGATCGACAGCTACCTCATGCAGATTCGCCGTAAAAACGGCATTCTCGGTTTCGTCACACCCGACGCCAAATTTCTTTACAGCGAAACCGACTCGATCAAGAAGCAGACGGCGACCAAGCTGTACCTGCCCAACGGCAACGCGAGTCGCGCGGACCTAATCGACGAGCTTGAGCTCACGCCTGCCGAGTACGACTTCATTCGCGACACACCGCCTGAAGCCTACAAGTTCCTGATCCGGCGCGGCAACGAGTCGATCCGGGCGGTGTTCGATTTGTCCGACCTGCCGGCGTTTATTCCGGTGCTGTCCTCGAACGACAAGGGTGTCGCGCTCATGCACGAGCTCATGCGTGAACTCGGCACCGAAGACCCCGAGGTCTGGGGGCCGGTGTTTATGGAACGCGCGCTGGCACGCAATACGCATAACCTCGCGCGCAACCTCACGAGCCAAGGAGCACGCGCATGA
- a CDS encoding type IV secretion system protein, with amino-acid sequence MKNALVAFTVAVSVASLGISAPAIAGGIPTFDEATVLQLQQQFKQLEQQYDTLKSQYAAITGSYGRGQIGLSDALNAASVVPGSWQEVVAQQQSGAFAAKQADYEKLIKTMPQDVFANPQAQDATSYKMSTDAVRAALAGGDTLYSEVQTHLNNLARLSQQIDATTNIKDAQDLQNRISSENGMLQSAMAKLNAMNMNLQANMVNQQNQATAENQQFYQWKK; translated from the coding sequence ATGAAAAACGCTCTCGTAGCCTTCACCGTTGCGGTCTCTGTGGCATCACTCGGAATTTCGGCGCCCGCGATCGCGGGTGGCATTCCGACGTTCGACGAGGCGACGGTGCTTCAGTTGCAACAGCAGTTCAAACAGTTGGAGCAGCAATACGACACGCTCAAGAGCCAGTATGCGGCGATCACGGGCAGCTACGGCCGCGGACAAATCGGCCTGAGCGATGCGCTAAATGCGGCGTCGGTGGTGCCAGGGTCGTGGCAGGAAGTCGTCGCGCAGCAGCAAAGCGGCGCGTTCGCCGCGAAGCAGGCCGATTACGAGAAGCTCATCAAAACGATGCCGCAGGATGTTTTTGCCAATCCTCAGGCGCAGGACGCCACGTCGTACAAGATGAGCACCGATGCCGTGCGTGCCGCGCTCGCGGGCGGCGACACGCTGTATTCAGAAGTCCAGACGCACCTGAACAATCTGGCGCGCCTGAGCCAGCAGATCGATGCGACGACGAACATCAAGGACGCGCAGGATCTGCAAAACCGCATTTCGAGCGAGAACGGCATGTTGCAAAGCGCGATGGCCAAACTCAACGCGATGAACATGAACCTGCAAGCGAACATGGTGAACCAGCAAAACCAGGCGACAGCCGAAAATCAACAGTTTTACCAGTGGAAGAAATAA